From a region of the Pseudanabaena sp. ABRG5-3 genome:
- a CDS encoding C39 family peptidase has product MGIFFKLKFHTNRLICTSILFIFQGLQSLDAQNITSYRSLRYQQTIGQTDIYTCGAAAIATLFTHFYKQPVGELEIVEIAEKVMEASGKKPQESGLNALSLKQALINKGIDADVKEVTLEQLKRYFERGGLPIVIHVTIPQPHYILAIGILEDWLIVSDPTLGRGLFPLESLNTQKGFSGIVIMARPSEEVIQVARQQQQISKDWADGRLQRFNTMKRSTL; this is encoded by the coding sequence ATGGGTATATTTTTTAAGCTCAAGTTTCATACTAATCGACTAATTTGTACATCAATCCTATTCATATTTCAAGGATTGCAATCCCTTGACGCACAAAATATTACTTCTTATCGATCGCTTCGCTATCAACAAACAATCGGACAAACAGACATATACACCTGTGGAGCCGCAGCAATTGCGACTCTGTTCACGCATTTTTATAAACAACCAGTCGGTGAACTAGAAATAGTAGAAATAGCCGAAAAGGTAATGGAAGCAAGTGGCAAAAAGCCACAAGAATCAGGATTAAATGCTTTGTCACTTAAACAAGCGCTCATAAACAAAGGCATTGATGCCGATGTTAAGGAAGTCACGTTAGAGCAACTTAAAAGATATTTTGAGCGAGGTGGTTTACCGATAGTTATTCATGTTACTATTCCTCAGCCCCATTATATTCTAGCCATTGGCATATTAGAAGACTGGTTGATTGTCTCCGATCCCACCTTGGGTAGAGGATTGTTTCCATTAGAAAGTCTCAACACCCAAAAAGGATTTAGCGGCATTGTGATAATGGCAAGACCATCAGAAGAAGTCATCCAAGTAGCAAGGCAACAACAGCAAATATCAAAAGACTGGGCAGATGGAAGGCTACAGCGATTTAACACGATGAAGAGGAGTACTCTGTGA